A section of the Paenibacillus antri genome encodes:
- a CDS encoding LacI family DNA-binding transcriptional regulator, which yields MPSKKAVTLQTIADELNLTIHTVSKALRGLPGMSETTRRTVVERARELGYRTKEQEAGMTAERIPSVRARPRRFAMLLSGDLPFHRQQTVGVQTRLAELGHTLYPLVVPSGLSEPSELESWLEKIGAEFTDGLFLSAVLPERLEAALLRIPMPKVLINYPSDLAEVDSVVWDVEYAVHRSMEALYANGHRNVLYVGEIEPFRGFRLRWRAFAIALKRAGAERAPDPDEHVTSDSGDRVEWMEKLRSRLSSGRYTAVFCAIPGTAEWAYAAAASLGLDVPESVSLVGMEHEEHPYLPDLARPALFVKEAGERAAELMLRRIANPTLPYEHVRLKGPFLEGRTLRRL from the coding sequence GTGCCGAGTAAAAAAGCGGTGACGCTGCAAACGATCGCCGACGAATTGAACTTAACGATACATACCGTCTCGAAGGCGCTCCGGGGACTGCCGGGCATGTCGGAGACGACGCGTCGAACGGTAGTGGAACGGGCGCGGGAGCTGGGGTATCGGACGAAGGAGCAGGAAGCGGGCATGACCGCGGAACGAATTCCTTCGGTGCGGGCCAGGCCGAGGCGCTTCGCGATGCTGCTGAGCGGGGATCTGCCGTTCCATCGCCAACAGACGGTCGGGGTACAGACGCGGTTGGCCGAGCTGGGGCATACGTTGTACCCGTTGGTCGTGCCTAGCGGATTGAGCGAACCGTCGGAGCTGGAGTCGTGGCTCGAGAAGATCGGGGCGGAGTTCACGGACGGCTTGTTTCTGTCCGCGGTGCTGCCCGAACGGCTGGAGGCGGCGCTGCTCCGGATCCCGATGCCGAAGGTGCTGATCAATTATCCGTCCGATCTGGCCGAGGTAGACAGCGTCGTCTGGGATGTGGAGTATGCGGTTCACCGATCCATGGAGGCGCTCTATGCGAACGGTCATCGGAACGTATTGTACGTCGGGGAGATCGAACCGTTCCGCGGCTTCCGTCTGAGATGGAGGGCGTTCGCCATCGCCTTGAAGCGGGCGGGCGCCGAGCGGGCGCCCGACCCCGACGAGCATGTCACGAGCGATTCCGGGGATCGCGTCGAGTGGATGGAGAAGCTGCGATCCCGGTTGAGCTCCGGGCGGTATACGGCTGTATTTTGCGCGATTCCCGGCACGGCGGAGTGGGCGTACGCGGCCGCCGCTTCCCTCGGCCTCGACGTCCCCGAATCGGTCTCTCTCGTCGGCATGGAGCATGAGGAGCATCCGTATTTGCCCGATCTAGCCCGTCCGGCGTTGTTCGTGAAAGAAGCCGGGGAGAGGGCGGCGGAGCTCATGCTGCGCCGCATCGCGAATCCGACGCTGCCTTACGAGCATGTCCGTCTGAAAGGCCCGTTTCTCGAAGGGCGGACCCTCCGCCGCTTATAA
- a CDS encoding FAD-dependent oxidoreductase, producing the protein MSNREVTLHTTVPVYDTAEVVVIGGGPAGTAAAVSAARNGRKTILLEHSAQLGGMGTLGNVSVFMGIGNVTGIYREFISEFLPEALPDTHHVSIWPQYSPFELRHYLNGKLEKEGVDVYYHASVVAAIKQGDRVTGVVANTREGLKAFEGAVFIDCTGDSRVAAEAGVPLRSGRDEDGLTQPMTLMFMMQDTGKPARQYLPEDGYRYEDVSELPQGRRLYWEKTGDGTLLVNMTRVRGNGAKIRDVNFAEKESLRQAFSVANYLQRNGFENYILSHVAGQVGVRETNQIVGLYTLTEEDVTGGRRFDDVVAQTNYEIDIHNPTGGASTDERHVSGYDIPYRCMVPVGVEGLIVAGRCISATHVAMSSMRVQATCYALGQAAGNAASLAVETGSSVADISIPALHERLAAQGVRFQK; encoded by the coding sequence ATGTCGAATCGAGAAGTAACCTTACACACAACCGTACCTGTGTACGATACGGCGGAGGTCGTCGTCATCGGCGGCGGGCCGGCCGGCACCGCGGCGGCCGTCAGCGCCGCCAGGAACGGCCGGAAGACCATTCTGTTGGAGCATTCCGCTCAATTAGGCGGCATGGGGACGCTCGGAAACGTCAGCGTCTTTATGGGCATCGGCAACGTGACGGGCATCTACCGGGAGTTCATCTCGGAGTTTCTTCCCGAGGCGCTGCCGGATACGCACCATGTGTCCATCTGGCCGCAATATTCGCCCTTCGAGCTGCGCCATTATTTGAACGGTAAGCTGGAGAAGGAAGGCGTCGACGTGTACTACCACGCGAGCGTCGTCGCCGCGATCAAGCAGGGCGACCGCGTCACGGGCGTCGTCGCCAATACGCGGGAAGGCCTCAAGGCGTTCGAAGGCGCCGTCTTCATCGACTGCACGGGGGATTCGCGCGTGGCGGCCGAAGCCGGCGTACCGCTGCGTTCCGGGCGCGACGAGGACGGCCTGACGCAGCCGATGACGCTCATGTTCATGATGCAGGATACAGGGAAGCCGGCGCGCCAATACTTGCCGGAGGACGGTTACCGCTACGAGGACGTATCGGAGCTGCCGCAGGGCCGGCGCTTGTATTGGGAGAAGACCGGGGACGGCACGCTGCTCGTCAATATGACGCGCGTTCGGGGGAACGGAGCGAAGATCCGAGACGTCAACTTCGCGGAGAAGGAATCGCTGCGGCAGGCGTTCTCCGTCGCGAACTACTTGCAGCGCAACGGTTTCGAAAATTATATTTTGTCCCATGTCGCCGGGCAGGTCGGCGTTCGGGAAACGAACCAAATCGTCGGATTGTACACGCTGACGGAAGAGGACGTGACGGGCGGGCGCCGCTTCGACGACGTCGTGGCGCAGACGAATTACGAGATCGACATCCACAACCCGACGGGGGGAGCCAGTACGGACGAACGACATGTGAGCGGCTACGACATCCCCTACCGCTGCATGGTCCCCGTCGGCGTCGAAGGGCTGATCGTCGCCGGGCGCTGCATCTCCGCCACGCACGTCGCCATGTCGTCGATGCGGGTGCAGGCGACGTGCTACGCCCTCGGCCAAGCGGCGGGTAACGCCGCTTCGCTGGCCGTCGAAACCGGCTCCTCGGTCGCCGACATCTCCATTCCGGCGCTGCACGAACGGCTGGCCGCGCAAGGCGTGAGGTTTCAGAAGTAA
- a CDS encoding Gfo/Idh/MocA family protein, translating into MSKIKVAVFGCGAIAQRRHIPEYASNPDVELVAFADPVLERAQKMAEQYGGKAYASHEELLKTEKVDAVSVCTPNYLHAPMAIAAANAGAHVLVEKPMATTLEEAQQMIDAARSNNVYLMVGHNQRLMPPHVKAKELLDSGRLGKVLTFRTAFGHPGPEGWSVDGRGSWFFRKEEAAMGAMGDLGVHKSDFIRYLLNDEVAEVAGFVGTIHKEGTDVDDNATCLLRMKNGAIGTLTASWTQYRGGDNSTVLWCENGVMKIGTVNGDEVIVELRDGSVETYVVGAMATNEKQVPSGVIDAFVRSITTQTPPSISGEEGKKSLAVILAAFESQATGRMVKL; encoded by the coding sequence ATGAGCAAAATCAAAGTCGCCGTATTCGGCTGCGGCGCGATCGCGCAGCGCCGGCACATTCCCGAGTACGCCTCCAATCCCGACGTGGAACTGGTCGCGTTCGCCGACCCGGTTCTCGAGCGCGCGCAGAAGATGGCCGAGCAGTACGGCGGCAAAGCGTACGCCAGCCACGAAGAGCTGCTAAAGACCGAGAAGGTCGACGCGGTCAGCGTATGCACGCCGAACTACCTCCATGCGCCGATGGCCATCGCGGCAGCGAACGCGGGAGCGCACGTATTGGTCGAGAAGCCGATGGCGACGACGCTGGAAGAAGCGCAGCAGATGATCGACGCCGCGCGTAGCAACAACGTCTACCTGATGGTCGGCCACAATCAGCGTCTCATGCCTCCGCACGTGAAGGCGAAGGAGCTGCTCGACTCCGGCAGGCTCGGCAAGGTGTTGACGTTCCGCACCGCCTTCGGCCACCCGGGTCCGGAAGGCTGGAGCGTAGACGGCCGCGGCAGCTGGTTTTTCCGGAAGGAAGAAGCGGCGATGGGCGCCATGGGCGACCTCGGCGTGCATAAATCCGACTTTATCCGGTACCTCCTGAACGACGAAGTGGCGGAAGTGGCCGGCTTCGTCGGCACGATTCACAAAGAGGGCACGGACGTCGACGATAACGCGACTTGCCTCCTCCGCATGAAGAACGGCGCGATCGGCACCTTGACGGCAAGCTGGACGCAATACCGAGGCGGCGACAACAGCACGGTGCTCTGGTGCGAGAACGGCGTCATGAAGATCGGAACCGTGAACGGCGACGAAGTCATCGTGGAGCTCCGCGACGGCAGCGTAGAGACGTACGTCGTAGGCGCCATGGCTACGAACGAAAAGCAAGTCCCGAGCGGCGTCATCGACGCGTTCGTCCGTTCGATTACGACGCAGACGCCTCCGAGCATCTCCGGCGAAGAAGGCAAGAAGTCGTTGGCCGTCATTCTCGCCGCGTTCGAATCGCAAGCGACGGGCCGGATGGTAAAGCTGTAA
- a CDS encoding ArsI/CadI family heavy metal resistance metalloenzyme, with the protein MKMHVAINVRNLESSLAFYRKLFDAEPTKVKENYAKFELDEPALHFSLNVRPFDDKGVLNHLGFQVGGTEDVLAAKERLRQAGLASFEEMDTTCCYAVQDKIRVTDPDGNAWEVFYTHRDSEFEAAEERAMPAVCCAAASAKPIAEEEPPAATQCC; encoded by the coding sequence ATGAAAATGCACGTCGCGATCAATGTCCGAAATCTGGAGTCGTCTCTCGCGTTCTACAGGAAATTGTTCGACGCCGAACCTACGAAAGTCAAAGAGAACTATGCGAAATTCGAACTCGACGAACCCGCGCTTCATTTCTCGCTGAACGTTCGGCCTTTCGACGACAAAGGCGTTCTGAACCACCTTGGATTTCAAGTCGGCGGCACCGAGGACGTGCTGGCGGCGAAGGAGCGGCTCCGGCAAGCGGGGCTGGCTTCTTTCGAAGAGATGGACACGACTTGCTGTTACGCCGTCCAAGACAAGATCCGGGTGACCGACCCCGACGGAAACGCTTGGGAAGTGTTTTACACCCATAGAGACAGCGAATTCGAGGCGGCGGAAGAGCGAGCGATGCCCGCGGTATGCTGCGCTGCAGCCTCTGCCAAGCCGATCGCGGAAGAGGAACCTCCAGCGGCAACTCAATGCTGCTGA
- a CDS encoding MATE family efflux transporter: MNPKFSLWALSWPIFLELFLQTLLGTVDTIMVSHISDGAVAVVGFSNQLFNALNTLFMTIATGAGILVAQRIGMKREEEARTIAIMAVTACASISAAISLTLYFFSAPIAGMLNVSNELLPLWNVYVSNIGAGMVLTGLIAVLGTVIRNTGNTKGPMFIGIGMNVVHIVLNYGFIYGAFGMPAWGLFGVTVSGNLSKLFAAVLLLYMFVFAFERTVRLRDFGIFKLKLFQQILKIGWPLGVNMSCWVFSQLAIYAFLADLGDKELAARTYMNTLESFCFMLGGAIAAAAQIQIAHLFGAGKIRDAYAAAYRALWVGLAFVAVSSILLYLFGRPALGLFTKDGEIVAMGVSLLALNLLLQPGKMLNMALGNALNAVGDTRFTMLASLGSMSIIATGCSYWLGLELGWGLIGIYCCMIADEYVRGAMSFFRWRGKKYLNKGAAQPVPARLEAAVPL; this comes from the coding sequence GTGAATCCCAAATTTTCGCTATGGGCGTTGTCCTGGCCGATTTTTCTCGAGCTGTTCCTGCAGACGCTGCTCGGCACCGTCGATACGATCATGGTCAGCCACATCTCCGACGGGGCCGTCGCCGTCGTCGGATTTTCGAATCAGCTGTTTAACGCCCTGAATACGTTGTTTATGACGATCGCCACCGGCGCCGGCATTCTCGTCGCGCAGCGCATCGGCATGAAGCGGGAGGAGGAGGCGCGCACGATCGCGATCATGGCCGTCACGGCCTGCGCGTCGATCAGCGCCGCGATCAGCCTTACGTTGTATTTCTTCTCCGCTCCGATCGCGGGCATGCTGAACGTCTCGAACGAGCTGCTGCCGCTGTGGAACGTCTATGTCTCCAACATCGGCGCAGGCATGGTGCTTACCGGTCTCATCGCCGTGCTCGGCACCGTCATTCGAAATACCGGCAACACGAAGGGACCGATGTTTATCGGGATCGGAATGAACGTCGTTCATATCGTTCTGAATTACGGCTTTATCTACGGCGCGTTCGGCATGCCGGCGTGGGGACTGTTCGGCGTGACGGTGTCCGGAAACTTGTCGAAGCTGTTCGCGGCGGTCCTGCTGCTGTACATGTTCGTGTTCGCTTTCGAGCGGACGGTTCGGCTTCGGGACTTCGGCATTTTCAAACTCAAGCTGTTTCAGCAGATCTTGAAAATCGGTTGGCCGCTGGGCGTCAACATGTCCTGCTGGGTGTTCTCGCAGCTGGCGATTTACGCGTTCCTCGCCGACCTCGGCGACAAGGAGCTTGCCGCCCGCACGTACATGAACACGCTGGAATCGTTCTGCTTCATGCTGGGCGGGGCCATCGCGGCCGCCGCGCAAATTCAGATCGCGCATCTGTTCGGCGCAGGGAAAATCCGGGACGCGTATGCGGCGGCGTACCGGGCGCTCTGGGTCGGCCTCGCCTTCGTCGCTGTCAGCAGCATCCTGCTCTATCTGTTCGGCCGACCGGCGCTCGGGCTGTTTACGAAGGACGGGGAGATCGTCGCGATGGGCGTCTCGCTGCTGGCGCTGAACTTGCTGCTGCAGCCCGGCAAGATGCTGAACATGGCGCTCGGCAACGCGCTGAACGCCGTCGGCGATACGCGGTTCACGATGCTCGCGTCGCTCGGTTCCATGTCGATCATCGCGACAGGCTGTTCGTATTGGCTGGGCCTCGAGTTGGGCTGGGGCTTGATCGGGATCTACTGCTGCATGATCGCGGACGAATACGTGCGGGGCGCAATGTCTTTCTTCCGATGGAGGGGCAAGAAGTACCTGAACAAAGGGGCGGCGCAGCCGGTGCCGGCGCGGCTCGAAGCTGCGGTCCCGCTGTAA